The Mycolicibacterium boenickei genome has a segment encoding these proteins:
- a CDS encoding FtsK/SpoIIIE domain-containing protein has translation MASNNKNTNNTQSDNDDWFGDLVISLLTAAGYLLWWAVLFPAISVPIIASLTLGITHGPRAGIVGAIAFGAGYMGWAWLDPGSFCSWVTEPVRRRWLTWSRYTRTWESTCTLHGLTAKLGERTLTPTLRTVTIGRTTDVLAVRIVTGQSLTNWHQQSEALAAAWRADRITITATTPGELRIALMRGDVLAEPIALPMPTSSTPVDLGSVRVGITETRHHWQMPLLGHHLLVAGATGAGKGSVLWSLIAGIAPAIKTGLVRLCVIDPKGGMELGAGAPMFTVFSHDATDTTLQLLRQLVNVMHARANRLRGHTRLHTPTPADPLFVVLIDEIAALTAYVTDRKIRTEIEQLLGLLLSQGRAVGISVVAAVQDPAKDTLPVRQLFTVRIGLRLTEATQTTMVLGQGARDAGAECDRIPDATPGVGYMLIDGSTQSVRVRAFHVTDHDITTLAARFRRPARRPSGDQASTTGDSDTNRGASGE, from the coding sequence ATGGCATCAAACAATAAGAACACCAACAACACTCAATCGGACAATGACGACTGGTTCGGCGATCTGGTCATATCACTGTTGACCGCCGCGGGATATCTGCTGTGGTGGGCCGTGCTGTTCCCAGCGATCAGTGTCCCGATCATCGCCAGCCTCACTCTCGGCATCACCCACGGACCCCGCGCCGGGATCGTCGGTGCCATCGCGTTCGGCGCCGGATATATGGGGTGGGCTTGGCTAGACCCAGGCTCGTTTTGCTCGTGGGTGACCGAACCTGTACGGCGCCGCTGGTTGACCTGGTCGCGCTACACCCGCACCTGGGAATCGACGTGCACCCTGCACGGCCTGACCGCCAAACTTGGTGAGCGCACCCTGACTCCGACCCTGCGCACCGTCACGATCGGTAGAACCACCGATGTGTTGGCGGTGCGGATCGTCACCGGCCAATCCCTAACTAACTGGCACCAACAATCCGAGGCGCTGGCCGCGGCCTGGCGCGCCGACCGGATCACCATCACCGCCACCACACCCGGGGAACTACGCATCGCGCTGATGCGCGGGGACGTGCTGGCCGAACCGATCGCGCTGCCCATGCCTACATCGTCGACTCCGGTGGATCTGGGATCGGTGCGGGTCGGGATCACCGAAACCCGCCACCACTGGCAGATGCCGCTGCTCGGGCATCACCTCCTGGTCGCCGGGGCCACCGGCGCGGGCAAAGGCAGCGTGCTGTGGTCCCTGATCGCCGGGATCGCCCCCGCGATCAAGACCGGGCTGGTCCGGCTGTGTGTCATCGACCCCAAAGGCGGCATGGAACTGGGCGCCGGCGCACCCATGTTCACCGTGTTCAGCCACGACGCCACCGACACCACCCTCCAACTCCTGCGCCAGCTCGTGAACGTGATGCACGCCCGCGCAAATCGTCTGCGCGGCCACACCCGCCTGCACACCCCGACACCGGCCGACCCGCTGTTTGTGGTCCTGATCGATGAGATCGCCGCGCTCACCGCGTATGTGACCGACCGCAAGATCCGCACCGAAATCGAACAACTGCTCGGGCTACTGCTCTCCCAAGGCCGCGCGGTGGGGATCTCGGTGGTGGCCGCAGTGCAAGACCCCGCCAAAGACACCCTGCCGGTCCGGCAACTGTTCACCGTGCGGATCGGGTTGCGGCTGACCGAAGCCACCCAAACCACCATGGTGCTGGGACAAGGAGCACGTGATGCCGGGGCGGAATGCGACCGCATCCCCGATGCCACCCCCGGTGTGGGCTACATGCTCATCGACGGCAGCACCCAATCCGTGCGGGTACGCGCCTTCCACGTCACCGACCACGACATCACCACCCTCGCGGCCCGATTCCGCCGCCCCGCGCGCCGGCCCAGTGGCGACCAGGCCTCAACGACGGGCGACAGTGACACCAACAGAGGTGCCAGCGGTGAATAG
- a CDS encoding replication initiator: MNSSTPPAQLALPGIPDTVDTTRVVDEMVRRASSMGYESWWRRAESVGFCAHPIQLTGTEDYGRQQVVWTRCNNRRAHICPSCSDLYARDTWQLVHAGAAGGHHDMPAAVADRPQVFLTLTAPSFGAVHTTTPTDPSGSRHGVCRDHDRIGGYRRCSHRNPLWCSTIHDHTDPQVGQPLCRECYDYFGHVLFTWHLPELWRRFTITLRRALRRHLKAAGADPDDVRVSFLKVVEMQARAIPHIHALIRLDPYEDPDQTGWESPISATELAMIIQHAARTVTLTVHDPTTEGGVRVIAFGPQIDTQPITAPTNSTNALTAEHCSPDSRALSGRRVARYLAKYVTKSLADLGISVRRLSTESIPDLDVSEHVRAILTTISDLADNGVSGIRRWLHTLGFRGHITSKSRRYSTTMTALRQRRATWTRERYAKSTEHKHNPDRRHGDDGNDLVAWEFDRAGHASLGERTLIVSAALRRIDRRRTAREALLHQRGDLPVEVPDG, translated from the coding sequence GTGAATAGCTCCACACCACCGGCCCAGCTCGCCCTGCCAGGCATTCCGGACACGGTCGACACCACCCGGGTGGTCGATGAGATGGTGCGCCGCGCCTCCTCGATGGGATACGAATCCTGGTGGCGACGCGCGGAATCCGTCGGGTTCTGTGCCCATCCCATCCAACTCACGGGCACCGAAGACTACGGACGCCAGCAGGTGGTGTGGACCCGGTGCAACAACCGCCGCGCCCACATCTGCCCCTCCTGCTCAGACCTCTACGCCCGCGACACGTGGCAACTCGTGCACGCCGGCGCCGCGGGCGGCCACCACGACATGCCCGCCGCCGTCGCTGATCGTCCGCAAGTGTTTCTCACGCTGACCGCCCCCAGCTTCGGGGCCGTCCACACCACCACACCCACAGACCCCAGCGGATCCCGACACGGTGTGTGCCGCGATCATGACCGCATCGGTGGCTACCGGCGCTGTTCACATAGAAATCCATTGTGGTGCAGCACTATCCACGACCACACCGATCCACAGGTTGGCCAGCCGCTCTGCCGGGAATGCTACGACTATTTCGGGCATGTGCTGTTCACCTGGCATCTGCCTGAGCTGTGGCGACGATTCACCATCACCCTGCGGCGAGCACTCCGCAGGCATCTGAAAGCCGCCGGGGCCGATCCGGATGACGTGCGGGTCAGCTTTCTCAAAGTCGTCGAAATGCAAGCCCGCGCCATCCCGCACATCCACGCCCTGATCCGCCTCGACCCCTACGAGGATCCCGATCAGACCGGTTGGGAATCACCAATCAGTGCAACCGAACTCGCGATGATCATCCAGCACGCCGCCCGTACCGTCACCCTCACCGTCCACGACCCCACCACCGAGGGCGGCGTGCGGGTGATCGCCTTCGGTCCCCAAATCGATACCCAACCCATCACCGCACCCACTAACTCGACGAATGCGCTGACAGCAGAACATTGTTCACCGGATAGCCGGGCACTGTCGGGCCGGCGGGTTGCTCGCTATCTGGCCAAATACGTGACTAAATCTTTGGCCGATCTCGGGATCAGCGTCCGCCGGCTGTCCACCGAATCGATACCCGACCTGGATGTATCCGAGCATGTGCGGGCCATCCTGACCACCATCAGCGACCTCGCTGACAACGGAGTGTCGGGTATTCGGCGGTGGCTGCACACCCTCGGGTTCCGCGGGCACATCACCAGCAAGTCCCGCCGCTACTCGACCACCATGACCGCACTACGGCAACGCCGTGCCACTTGGACCCGCGAACGCTACGCGAAATCTACTGAACACAAGCATAATCCGGATCGTCGACACGGCGATGATGGCAATGATCTGGTGGCGTGGGAGTTCGACCGCGCCGGTCACGCCAGCCTCGGTGAGCGCACCCTCATCGTCAGCGCGGCGCTACGTCGGATCGACCGGCGCCGCACTGCCCGCGAAGCACTATTGCACCAGCGTGGTGATCTTCCTGTCGAGGTACCCGATGGCTAG
- a CDS encoding AAA family ATPase: MATNDQLKALVMSHAEGDDPQFYAVAMQVAAKAARAGHAKFAQELRDLVDELRKRGAVKSRVASVVPVAQPRGELGSLLAVSYPESRLADLVLSPGLAEHLRHVLLEQRQRDMLARHGLRAAGRLLLTGPPGTGKTSTARVIAGELGLPLFSVRLDTIITKYMGETAAKLRLIFDALIDTRGVYLFDEVDALAGDRAAPNDVGEIRRVLNSFLQFLEEDSSDSIIIAATNHPKLLDNALYRRFDTVMDFALPDDAATEAVIRNRLARFQIGNLSWPRVVAAARGLSHGEIATAAENAAKRTVLAGRARVRTDDLVAALHERPRANHHGESAI, encoded by the coding sequence GTGGCGACAAATGACCAGTTGAAGGCTCTCGTCATGAGCCACGCCGAGGGCGACGACCCCCAGTTCTACGCCGTGGCGATGCAGGTGGCTGCAAAAGCTGCACGAGCTGGGCACGCAAAGTTCGCCCAAGAACTGCGCGACCTGGTTGACGAGTTGCGTAAGCGTGGTGCAGTGAAGTCGCGGGTGGCCTCGGTGGTGCCGGTGGCGCAGCCCCGGGGTGAACTGGGCTCTCTGCTCGCTGTCAGCTATCCGGAGTCTCGACTGGCAGACCTCGTGTTATCCCCGGGTCTTGCCGAGCACCTGCGGCATGTATTGCTTGAGCAGCGTCAACGAGACATGCTTGCCCGCCACGGTCTTCGGGCCGCGGGCCGGTTGCTGCTCACCGGCCCGCCAGGGACCGGCAAGACTTCAACCGCGCGAGTTATTGCCGGCGAGTTGGGGCTTCCACTGTTTTCGGTGCGGCTGGACACAATCATCACCAAATACATGGGTGAGACGGCAGCGAAACTGCGCTTGATTTTCGATGCGCTCATCGACACGCGGGGGGTCTACTTGTTCGACGAGGTCGATGCGCTTGCCGGAGATCGGGCCGCACCCAACGACGTCGGCGAGATCCGCCGAGTCCTCAACTCCTTTCTTCAATTCCTCGAAGAGGATTCCTCGGACAGCATCATCATCGCGGCCACCAATCACCCCAAGTTGCTCGACAACGCCCTCTATCGCCGATTTGACACAGTGATGGACTTCGCACTGCCCGACGACGCGGCCACCGAGGCCGTCATCCGCAACCGACTCGCTCGGTTCCAAATCGGCAACCTGAGTTGGCCGAGGGTCGTCGCTGCCGCGCGCGGGCTCAGTCACGGAGAGATCGCGACTGCAGCAGAGAATGCGGCGAAGCGAACAGTTCTGGCTGGCCGGGCCCGGGTGCGCACCGACGACCTGGTGGCCGCCCTGCACGAACGGCCGCGTGCCAATCACCACGGCGAGTCGGCGATCTAG
- a CDS encoding S8 family peptidase, with translation MAERDRPHLVVSVAPVSESFTLASAGGGGDKHEFTGDRKGHGRRLTDEFNAAVAPTADDEIEPAGTYVTFVSFPDLELALQSLDPQRSGEQPELVAVRETQTTDGIVQMATVYIPRGKKEYFLKRLDAYVSSADRTKADNAALIESIQSIRRATIRELWTDPDELFPDDPTEVRWWEVWLLNRDRREQARFSDFVVQHELRTSEHYLGFGDRTVVLLYASADQLAQTFQSVDDIAELRRPHDVATLLTELPAAEQTEWVDDLRARLRMADKDAAVVCILDTGVQDTHPLLTDSIGAADLHVADPRWQTTPVQSHGTEMAGLALYGDLHAALVDTQPVQLTHRLESVKFLPDNAHNDRDLYGAITARAVDRPEIQAAARRRVFMLAVTARRPSVDGTDTEPTTRIDTGRPTSWSAAIDALAFGRAIDDSDPKLTYLDRDEPRRPRLFLVSAGNIRDLRGTDDHLARSDVEPVEDPAQSWNALTVGAYSNRDDMSGAPADFAGYVPVAKRGELSPVSRTSVVFDRTKWPFKPDVVADGGNVAVSPDRTDVDTPPNLALLTTRLQRPGHGFFTATRDTSAATAQVAAIAGNLSQAYPQLRPETIRGLIVHSAQWTDAMRNRFNTESNKTRLASLLRRYGMGVPDAARALRSATDALTLIAEARIHPYERDRDSNSGKVREMNLHQLPWPTEILEGLGETEVRMRVTLSYFVEPNPSSRGWTGRYIYPSHGLRFATRRPEDNIESFRQRINTRARIDGQRPPALDTEKGWFFGSNLQQAPGSLHTDIWTGPAANLASKGAIAVYPVAGWWKNQRKYDQSNHGVDYSLIVSIESPHVDVDLWAPVAQQISTTVEIQT, from the coding sequence ATGGCAGAGCGAGATCGTCCTCACCTTGTCGTGTCGGTAGCGCCAGTATCGGAGTCCTTTACGCTCGCCAGCGCTGGTGGCGGTGGCGACAAGCACGAGTTCACCGGCGATCGCAAGGGGCATGGCCGACGCCTCACTGACGAATTCAACGCCGCAGTCGCGCCTACAGCCGACGATGAGATCGAGCCTGCAGGAACCTACGTCACGTTTGTGTCGTTTCCAGATTTGGAACTGGCGTTGCAAAGTCTGGACCCGCAGCGCTCTGGTGAGCAGCCCGAGTTGGTCGCCGTCCGGGAGACGCAGACCACCGACGGGATCGTTCAGATGGCGACCGTGTACATCCCGCGGGGCAAGAAAGAGTACTTCCTCAAACGGTTGGACGCCTACGTGTCGTCTGCAGACCGGACCAAGGCTGACAATGCCGCACTAATTGAGAGTATCCAGTCGATCCGTCGAGCGACGATCCGCGAACTATGGACCGATCCCGATGAATTGTTTCCCGACGACCCCACCGAAGTCCGTTGGTGGGAGGTGTGGCTGCTTAACCGTGACCGCCGCGAACAAGCAAGATTCAGCGACTTTGTTGTCCAACACGAACTGCGCACCAGTGAGCACTATCTGGGTTTCGGTGACCGCACCGTAGTGTTGCTATACGCTTCGGCAGACCAACTGGCGCAGACGTTTCAATCAGTTGACGACATCGCCGAGTTGCGCCGACCGCACGACGTTGCCACTTTGTTGACAGAACTGCCCGCCGCCGAGCAGACCGAGTGGGTGGACGATCTGCGCGCGCGTCTACGGATGGCCGACAAGGATGCTGCGGTGGTGTGCATCCTCGACACTGGCGTGCAGGACACGCACCCTCTGCTCACCGACTCGATTGGAGCCGCGGACCTGCACGTCGCAGACCCGCGCTGGCAGACCACGCCCGTCCAATCGCACGGAACTGAGATGGCAGGCCTGGCCCTCTACGGAGACCTGCACGCCGCACTCGTCGACACCCAGCCGGTCCAATTGACTCACCGCCTGGAGTCGGTGAAGTTCTTGCCCGATAACGCCCACAACGATCGTGATCTCTACGGTGCTATCACTGCTCGCGCGGTCGACCGCCCAGAGATCCAAGCCGCCGCCCGGCGCCGCGTGTTCATGCTCGCGGTCACTGCGCGCCGCCCCTCCGTCGACGGAACTGACACCGAACCGACCACACGAATCGACACCGGCAGACCCACGTCGTGGTCGGCGGCGATCGACGCTCTGGCCTTCGGCCGGGCCATCGATGACAGCGATCCCAAGCTCACCTACCTCGACCGTGACGAGCCGCGGCGCCCGCGCCTGTTCCTCGTCTCGGCCGGCAACATCCGCGACCTTCGTGGCACCGATGATCACCTCGCTCGAAGTGATGTCGAGCCGGTCGAAGACCCCGCCCAGTCGTGGAACGCGCTCACGGTTGGCGCTTACTCCAATCGTGACGACATGTCCGGCGCACCAGCTGATTTCGCCGGCTACGTGCCGGTAGCCAAGAGGGGTGAACTATCCCCGGTCAGCCGCACGTCGGTAGTCTTTGACCGCACGAAATGGCCGTTCAAACCCGATGTGGTCGCTGATGGCGGCAACGTCGCAGTATCACCGGACCGCACAGACGTTGATACGCCGCCCAATCTCGCTCTGCTCACAACCCGCCTCCAACGCCCGGGACACGGTTTCTTCACCGCGACGCGAGACACCTCGGCCGCCACCGCTCAGGTCGCAGCCATCGCCGGCAATCTCTCCCAGGCCTACCCGCAGCTGCGCCCCGAGACCATCCGCGGGTTGATCGTGCACTCGGCTCAGTGGACCGACGCCATGCGCAACCGCTTCAACACCGAATCGAACAAGACTCGCCTCGCCAGCCTGCTGCGCCGCTACGGGATGGGTGTACCCGACGCGGCCCGCGCACTGCGTAGCGCCACCGATGCGCTCACCCTCATCGCAGAGGCCCGAATCCATCCCTACGAGCGCGACCGCGACAGCAACTCAGGCAAAGTGCGGGAGATGAATCTCCACCAACTGCCATGGCCGACCGAAATACTCGAAGGGCTAGGCGAAACCGAAGTACGCATGCGCGTGACCCTGTCCTACTTCGTTGAACCCAACCCTTCCAGCCGCGGCTGGACGGGCCGCTATATCTATCCCTCCCATGGCCTACGGTTCGCCACCCGACGCCCGGAGGACAACATCGAATCGTTCCGCCAGCGCATCAACACCCGCGCACGTATCGACGGGCAACGCCCACCTGCACTCGACACCGAGAAAGGCTGGTTCTTCGGCAGCAACCTGCAGCAGGCCCCCGGCTCACTACACACCGACATCTGGACAGGTCCAGCCGCCAACCTCGCCAGCAAGGGAGCCATCGCCGTGTACCCGGTCGCGGGATGGTGGAAAAACCAACGCAAATACGACCAAAGCAACCACGGCGTTGACTACTCACTCATCGTCAGCATCGAATCCCCACACGTCGACGTTGACCTATGGGCTCCCGTCGCCCAACAGATCAGCACAACCGTCGAAATCCAAACCTAG